The nucleotide window CGCTATCCAAGCTGAGAAACGTCGTCAGCACAATGCTAGCCGTCGCTCAATGATGCGTACTTACATGAAGAAAACTGTTGCTGCTATCGAAGCAGGCGACAAAGAAGCTGCAACTGCTGCATTCGCTGTAGTTACACCTATCCTAGACCGCATGGCAACTAAAGGCCTTATTCACAAGAATAAAGCAGCTCGCCATAAGTCTCGTTTCACTGCACAAATCAAAGCTCTTTAATAGAGCCCTGATTTTAAAGTGAAGAAAAAACCGACGTTATGTCGGTTTTTTTATATCTGAAATTGGTCAAACTCAATATCGAGATATAAAAAAAGCTGGCACTGCCAGCTTTTCTTTTGCTCATTTCCGAGCTA belongs to Vibrio sp. STUT-A11 and includes:
- the rpsT gene encoding 30S ribosomal protein S20; the encoded protein is MANSKSAKKRAIQAEKRRQHNASRRSMMRTYMKKTVAAIEAGDKEAATAAFAVVTPILDRMATKGLIHKNKAARHKSRFTAQIKAL